From Psychroflexus torquis ATCC 700755, the proteins below share one genomic window:
- a CDS encoding transposase translates to MEENKKRIEENPEYYRLRQQITEHQFGTLKRQWGFTHTLMKGKQNVLSEVNLIMICYNIKRLVSILDTKVLKDRLKRLVPIFFGLLEEISAPRADFLLSRIPHPHSDTT, encoded by the coding sequence TTGGAGGAAAACAAAAAAAGGATAGAGGAAAACCCGGAATACTATAGGCTAAGGCAACAAATAACAGAGCATCAGTTCGGTACCCTAAAAAGGCAATGGGGCTTCACTCATACATTGATGAAAGGAAAACAGAACGTGCTCTCCGAGGTGAACCTAATCATGATATGTTACAATATCAAAAGACTTGTGTCCATTCTTGACACAAAAGTGTTGAAAGACAGGCTAAAAAGGCTTGTCCCCATATTTTTTGGCCTGTTAGAGGAAATATCGGCCCCTAGGGCAGACTTTCTTTTATCCCGGATTCCACATCCCCATTCAGATACAACGTAG
- a CDS encoding PfaD family polyunsaturated fatty acid/polyketide biosynthesis protein, producing MIDLKWIGSPREISFDITGMFDKLKNTAVPCYVVKDLSGRIGVTNTGTIQSEGKGLFLKAIVPAFTAEDLGDASFKEDYKLKYAYKAGAMANGIASTDLVIALGKKQMMGSFGAAGMIPSRVKEAIATIQKALPTQAYACNLIHSPIEKALEEGAVNLFIEHGVKVVEASAYMNLSEQIVKYRAVGLSLDAQDEIIIANKVIGKISRKEVAERFMSPAPIQFLDKLLAVGKITQQQYELAQKVPMADDITVESDSGGHTDNRPMIVVLPIILQLRDEIQDKYQYKKQIRVGAAGGIGTPASALAAFAMGAAYVVTGSINQACVESGTSEAVKDLLAKVTSTDITMAPASDMFELGVELQVLKRGTLFGARAKKLYEIYNRYQGIDAIPKDERLKLETKTFKMPLEEVWNRCVSFFEERDPEQIKNAQGNPKRKMALIFRWYLGLSSNWANAGDPDRVMDYQIWCGPAMGAFNEWTKNSYLREAKNRKVADVATHLLEAAAYLHRINTIKNQGVDLPLDLLHLGIEDKHFAMV from the coding sequence ATGATTGACTTAAAATGGATAGGATCTCCCAGAGAGATTTCATTTGACATCACAGGAATGTTTGACAAACTAAAAAACACTGCCGTACCTTGTTATGTGGTAAAAGATTTGTCAGGTCGCATTGGAGTTACCAATACGGGAACCATTCAATCAGAAGGAAAGGGCTTATTTTTAAAAGCTATAGTGCCTGCGTTTACAGCAGAAGATTTAGGGGATGCCTCGTTTAAAGAAGACTACAAATTAAAATATGCCTATAAAGCAGGTGCCATGGCAAACGGAATTGCCTCTACAGACTTGGTCATTGCTTTAGGAAAAAAACAAATGATGGGATCCTTTGGAGCTGCGGGGATGATTCCTTCGCGCGTTAAAGAAGCCATTGCCACGATTCAAAAAGCATTGCCTACTCAGGCCTATGCTTGCAACCTTATTCATAGTCCCATTGAAAAAGCCTTGGAAGAAGGTGCCGTTAACTTGTTTATAGAACACGGTGTAAAAGTGGTAGAAGCTTCTGCTTATATGAACCTGTCAGAGCAAATTGTAAAATACAGGGCTGTAGGATTGAGTTTAGATGCGCAAGACGAAATTATCATTGCCAATAAAGTGATTGGTAAAATTTCTAGAAAAGAAGTGGCTGAACGTTTTATGTCGCCTGCACCCATACAATTTTTAGATAAATTACTAGCTGTTGGAAAAATTACGCAACAACAGTATGAATTGGCTCAAAAAGTTCCCATGGCAGATGATATTACTGTGGAATCAGATTCTGGCGGACATACAGACAACCGTCCTATGATCGTTGTATTGCCTATCATTTTACAATTGAGAGACGAAATTCAGGATAAATACCAATACAAAAAACAAATTAGAGTCGGTGCTGCTGGAGGAATAGGGACTCCCGCCTCTGCTTTAGCAGCTTTTGCTATGGGTGCCGCCTATGTGGTAACAGGTTCTATCAACCAAGCTTGTGTAGAATCGGGGACTTCAGAAGCTGTGAAGGACTTACTTGCCAAAGTAACCTCAACAGATATCACCATGGCTCCTGCTTCAGATATGTTTGAGTTAGGCGTAGAACTGCAAGTCCTAAAACGAGGCACTTTATTTGGTGCCAGAGCAAAGAAATTATACGAAATCTACAACCGTTATCAGGGCATTGATGCCATTCCTAAAGACGAAAGACTAAAGTTAGAAACTAAAACGTTTAAAATGCCTTTAGAAGAGGTGTGGAACCGATGTGTCAGTTTCTTTGAAGAAAGAGATCCAGAGCAAATAAAAAATGCCCAAGGAAATCCAAAACGTAAAATGGCTTTGATTTTTCGTTGGTATTTAGGGCTGTCTTCTAATTGGGCCAATGCAGGTGATCCAGACAGAGTGATGGATTATCAAATTTGGTGTGGCCCTGCGATGGGTGCTTTTAACGAATGGACTAAAAACTCCTATTTAAGAGAAGCAAAAAACAGAAAAGTGGCCGATGTAGCGACCCACTTGTTGGAAGCTGCTGCATATTTACACAGGATCAATACCATAAAAAATCAAGGCGTGGATTTGCCGCTTGACCTATTGCATCTGGGTATTGAAGATAAACATTTTGCAATGGTTTAG
- a CDS encoding DUF418 domain-containing protein → MTGETHRILGYDFARGLAIIGMIFVNFKTVMVVETDAYLYQLVELVSGKAAALFVVLVGVGMTLMYQSAKAKNDVGEIRKVKTILLKRAAFLLVLGLSYYSIWPGDILHYYGLYLPIGILFLSVSRNWLQTLSFLLIIAYSAFLLFFNYEAGWDWTTLEYTDFYTVNGFFRNFFLNGFHPVFPWIAFLLTGIWIGRINFNNAKVRKRVSLFSLTLFLVFKSISLFLIDNLSQLSPTKASDLTYLLGTTPMPPMFFYMITASSLAVFIISISIYISTKLSHTLFIKQMVSTGQLSLSNYFFHVIIGMLAIKLFFRKLEFAFSIEFTIVYAIVFSVVIIFFSHIWCMKFKKGPLEYIMRKITG, encoded by the coding sequence ATGACAGGTGAAACGCATCGCATTTTAGGGTATGATTTTGCAAGAGGTCTCGCTATCATTGGAATGATATTCGTGAATTTTAAGACCGTGATGGTAGTAGAAACTGATGCTTATTTGTATCAGTTGGTAGAATTAGTATCGGGTAAAGCAGCGGCTCTTTTTGTAGTTCTTGTGGGTGTTGGTATGACTTTAATGTATCAAAGTGCAAAAGCTAAAAATGATGTTGGCGAAATAAGAAAAGTAAAAACAATCCTATTAAAAAGAGCTGCATTCCTTTTGGTTTTAGGCTTGAGCTATTATTCTATTTGGCCTGGCGATATTTTACATTATTATGGTCTGTATTTACCAATAGGAATTTTGTTTTTGTCTGTCTCCCGCAACTGGTTACAAACACTAAGTTTTTTGTTAATAATAGCTTATTCTGCTTTCCTGTTATTCTTTAATTATGAAGCAGGTTGGGATTGGACTACTTTAGAATACACAGATTTCTATACCGTAAACGGATTTTTTCGCAATTTTTTTCTGAATGGCTTTCATCCTGTTTTCCCTTGGATTGCTTTTCTTCTAACAGGCATTTGGATTGGAAGGATAAACTTTAATAATGCGAAGGTAAGAAAGCGAGTAAGCCTATTTTCTCTTACACTATTTCTTGTTTTTAAAAGTATTTCACTATTTTTAATTGATAATCTAAGTCAATTATCGCCAACAAAAGCATCGGACCTTACCTATCTTTTAGGAACAACACCAATGCCACCAATGTTTTTTTATATGATTACAGCTTCTAGTTTAGCTGTTTTTATTATTTCAATATCCATATACATTAGTACTAAATTATCGCATACCCTTTTTATAAAGCAGATGGTAAGCACAGGACAGCTTTCATTAAGTAATTACTTCTTTCACGTTATCATTGGAATGCTGGCTATAAAATTGTTTTTTAGGAAATTAGAGTTTGCATTTTCTATTGAATTTACCATAGTTTATGCGATTGTTTTTAGCGTTGTAATTATATTTTTTTCTCATATTTGGTGCATGAAATTTAAAAAAGGCCCCCTGGAGTATATCATGCGAAAAATTACAGGATGA
- a CDS encoding efflux RND transporter permease subunit produces MNKTNQNLKTSFLSAPIKQSKITLFIAIAVAIVGFYFYTLLPKQENPDIAVPVAMITTIYPGASLTDIEQLITNPIENAVNEISGFDKVESYSFNSASIVVVSLTNDAEVEKSWQELRRVINDIDSSIPKEAYKPYIDTKLIETAGMIISFSGENYNYEQLSAYAEVFQKQLSKVDGVTRFELIGKIPQEIEIKVDIAQLQKYPISIENVADIIKAQNVTFPAGAIKTENGQINVNITSPFGIVKDIENTILYTSTENGSSVRLKDLATVKIVESKDVKYKTKQNGKNAVLLAGFFKSGKNIIPIGKDVRQRIESTKQDFPDDLIIDEISFEPESIDKSISDFMMNLLQGIAFVMIVVFIALGSRNAIIVSVAIPLSILISFIAMWVFDLKVHQISTTALIIALGLLVDNAIVVVEAVQEHLNKGKDKLQAAYLGAKETAKPILSATLTTIAAFSPLLFLPGAAGDLLGAIPKIVIISLIASYFVSMLVIPALTVLFARKSKEKKIRKNYLRMFFINFLDKALTYKKATLTISFVVLIVAFISVRFLNEEYFPPADKQTLYIDISGESFSLENTENVVEKIEHIIQQQPETKSYTSSIGKPLPRFYQLMEVNVQSLEYAQIKVDFDMDKSEKFTNKKELAAYLQNQFNEKIIGASVQTRLLSLSGSGGGAVLLDISSDNIDRNIEVAKMIRDTLRNLEGAYKIGTSISNAKYEYVADIDFNLAASLGLSQYDIQKQINLALMGSELTKYRKNGNEFPVNISGDISSISELENLGIVSSQTQQKILLKQIADIKIEKKYPVIRHTNKERNISVFCDAKEGYSATEIADIIEFEILPKLNTSGTDITFNGEREASKKDSGNIGFAALAAIFLVYIILMIEFNSFAQPFVILLTLPLAFIGSIAGLLVTGQPFSFTAILGIASLIGIVVNDAILLITFINRAKEQGMSIIEASRDSSNQRFVPIMVTTATTVMALIPLSLSGNEMFVPLAVALMFGLIVATILTLVVIPVLFTTLIKK; encoded by the coding sequence ATGAATAAAACAAATCAAAATTTAAAAACATCGTTTCTATCAGCTCCAATAAAACAGAGCAAGATTACCTTGTTTATCGCAATTGCTGTTGCCATCGTTGGTTTCTATTTTTACACTCTTTTACCAAAACAAGAAAACCCAGATATCGCAGTGCCTGTTGCCATGATTACGACCATTTATCCGGGTGCATCCCTAACAGATATTGAGCAACTTATTACGAATCCAATTGAAAATGCTGTTAATGAGATTTCAGGTTTTGATAAAGTAGAGAGCTATTCCTTTAATAGTGCTTCTATTGTTGTCGTATCCTTAACCAATGACGCTGAGGTAGAAAAATCGTGGCAAGAACTCAGAAGAGTTATTAATGATATTGATAGTAGTATTCCGAAAGAGGCCTATAAGCCTTACATAGACACAAAACTGATTGAAACTGCAGGAATGATCATCAGTTTTTCCGGCGAAAACTATAACTATGAACAATTATCGGCCTATGCTGAAGTTTTTCAGAAGCAACTCTCCAAAGTTGATGGAGTTACTCGTTTTGAACTGATTGGGAAAATTCCACAAGAAATTGAAATTAAGGTTGATATTGCTCAACTTCAGAAATATCCAATTTCGATTGAAAATGTAGCAGACATAATAAAAGCTCAGAATGTTACCTTTCCTGCTGGAGCAATTAAAACTGAAAATGGCCAGATAAACGTGAATATTACTAGCCCATTCGGAATTGTAAAGGATATTGAAAATACAATACTCTATACCTCTACAGAAAATGGCAGTTCTGTAAGGCTTAAAGACTTAGCTACTGTAAAAATAGTAGAAAGTAAAGATGTAAAATACAAAACCAAACAAAATGGAAAAAATGCGGTTTTGCTGGCAGGTTTCTTTAAATCTGGGAAGAATATTATCCCAATAGGTAAGGATGTGCGACAACGAATTGAAAGCACAAAACAAGATTTCCCTGATGATTTAATTATTGATGAAATATCTTTTGAGCCAGAGAGCATAGATAAATCAATTTCTGATTTTATGATGAATCTTTTGCAGGGTATTGCTTTTGTGATGATTGTGGTTTTTATTGCTTTGGGTTCCAGAAATGCAATTATTGTTTCGGTGGCTATACCGCTTTCAATACTTATCAGTTTTATCGCCATGTGGGTTTTCGATTTAAAGGTTCACCAAATATCTACAACGGCTTTAATTATTGCTTTGGGTTTGCTCGTCGATAACGCCATTGTTGTGGTAGAAGCAGTGCAAGAACACCTCAATAAAGGAAAAGATAAATTACAAGCCGCATATCTGGGTGCAAAAGAAACTGCAAAACCAATACTTTCGGCAACATTAACCACTATTGCGGCTTTTTCGCCTTTATTATTTTTACCTGGTGCTGCTGGCGATTTGTTGGGTGCCATACCAAAAATTGTAATTATTTCCTTAATTGCTTCCTATTTTGTGTCAATGCTGGTCATACCAGCCTTAACCGTATTATTTGCACGAAAGTCTAAAGAGAAAAAAATAAGGAAAAATTATTTGCGAATGTTCTTTATTAATTTCTTGGACAAAGCTTTGACCTATAAAAAGGCAACACTTACCATTAGTTTTGTAGTATTAATAGTAGCTTTTATATCAGTGCGGTTTCTCAATGAGGAATATTTCCCCCCAGCAGATAAGCAAACGCTTTATATTGATATTTCTGGCGAAAGTTTTAGTCTAGAAAATACAGAAAATGTTGTTGAAAAAATAGAGCATATTATACAACAACAACCCGAAACAAAATCATATACCTCATCTATTGGTAAACCATTGCCTCGCTTTTATCAACTGATGGAAGTAAATGTGCAATCCTTGGAATATGCACAAATTAAAGTTGATTTTGATATGGATAAGAGCGAAAAGTTCACCAATAAAAAAGAACTGGCAGCCTATTTACAAAATCAATTTAACGAAAAAATTATAGGAGCTTCTGTTCAAACCCGCTTATTAAGCTTGTCGGGTTCGGGGGGTGGTGCAGTGCTACTCGATATCTCGAGCGATAATATTGATAGAAATATTGAAGTTGCAAAAATGATAAGAGACACACTTCGAAACCTTGAAGGAGCCTATAAAATTGGGACGAGCATAAGTAATGCGAAATACGAATATGTAGCCGATATTGATTTTAATTTAGCAGCGTCGCTAGGTTTAAGCCAATACGATATTCAAAAGCAAATTAATTTGGCTCTTATGGGCAGCGAACTGACAAAATATAGGAAAAATGGAAACGAATTCCCTGTGAACATTTCGGGTGATATATCTTCTATTTCCGAGCTTGAGAATTTGGGAATTGTCTCGTCACAAACTCAACAAAAAATCCTGCTAAAACAAATAGCAGATATCAAAATTGAGAAGAAATATCCTGTCATCAGGCATACCAATAAGGAACGAAACATAAGCGTATTTTGCGATGCAAAAGAGGGTTATAGTGCTACCGAAATTGCCGATATTATTGAATTTGAAATCTTACCAAAACTAAATACAAGTGGAACGGATATTACCTTCAATGGAGAGCGGGAAGCATCTAAAAAAGATTCTGGAAACATAGGCTTCGCTGCACTTGCTGCAATATTCCTTGTCTATATTATTTTAATGATTGAATTTAATTCATTTGCACAACCTTTTGTAATACTACTCACTTTGCCATTGGCATTTATTGGCTCAATTGCAGGGTTGCTTGTTACTGGTCAGCCCTTTTCATTTACCGCAATTTTAGGAATTGCCAGTTTGATAGGTATTGTTGTAAACGATGCCATATTGCTCATTACGTTCATTAACAGGGCCAAAGAGCAAGGAATGAGTATTATCGAAGCGAGTAGAGATTCATCCAATCAGCGATTTGTTCCAATTATGGTCACCACAGCAACTACCGTAATGGCTCTTATTCCACTTTCGCTATCGGGCAACGAAATGTTTGTTCCCTTAGCAGTAGCACTTATGTTTGGTTTAATTGTAGCAACAATTTTAACATTGGTGGTGATCCCTGTCTTATTTACCACCTTAATTAAGAAATAG
- a CDS encoding acyl-CoA thioesterase/bile acid-CoA:amino acid N-acyltransferase family protein — protein MKIITIIKSGLKIISATILLIFIPSVLFYSCISSYPSSRVKSQLFNSDTKPCQTLEIKTGKKGTLQVTPNISYSDDIVAIHITGLQPFQIGSLKLSVTDSKDIRWESVACFQANESGEINPENQAPIAGGSYEGKHTMGLFWSLKPEKLSSFHFDTDLNFTISFDTGDGDRLTRTILRKSYENIENHNITKKEIRNKMVANFYLHETDTQRPTLVLLPGSGGNFQHRKAGYIASKGYNVLDLKYFGAKNLPENLENVPLEYLHNAINWLKNKPAVDSSKIALMGRSKGAEYALLYASKYNDVKALVSEVGSSVTWSSKRYIKSPWSYNGKGVPKARGGIRYLKSTGGKAQVQLPYMLSAFEKTKRIEKSSIKIENIKCPILLISGEDDLQWPSTMMSNRIKARAEKYKFNYEIKHYSYENAGHQFDDLPFIPQLDFSNISTWKSGGNFQGNALASIDSWNRIFIFLNKQLGTIELNK, from the coding sequence ATGAAGATAATAACTATTATAAAAAGTGGATTGAAAATAATTTCTGCGACTATATTATTAATTTTCATTCCATCAGTTCTATTTTATAGCTGTATTTCATCTTACCCTTCTTCAAGAGTTAAGAGTCAGCTTTTTAATTCCGACACAAAACCCTGTCAGACTTTAGAAATTAAAACAGGCAAAAAAGGAACGTTACAGGTAACACCTAATATTTCATACTCAGACGATATAGTAGCTATACATATTACAGGATTACAACCCTTTCAAATTGGGTCTTTAAAACTATCCGTAACAGATTCTAAAGATATACGTTGGGAATCCGTTGCTTGTTTTCAAGCCAATGAATCTGGCGAAATAAATCCTGAAAATCAAGCACCTATAGCTGGAGGCTCCTATGAAGGAAAGCATACAATGGGACTTTTTTGGTCTCTAAAACCGGAAAAATTAAGTTCATTCCATTTTGATACCGACTTGAATTTTACGATTAGTTTTGACACAGGTGATGGCGACAGGTTAACGCGTACAATTCTCAGAAAAAGTTATGAAAATATTGAAAATCATAACATTACAAAAAAAGAGATTCGGAATAAAATGGTTGCTAATTTTTACCTGCACGAAACAGATACCCAAAGACCAACACTTGTTCTGTTACCAGGGTCTGGCGGTAATTTTCAACATCGTAAAGCAGGGTATATAGCTTCTAAAGGTTATAATGTATTGGATTTAAAATATTTTGGAGCAAAAAATTTACCAGAAAATCTGGAAAATGTTCCTTTAGAGTATCTTCACAACGCAATTAATTGGTTAAAAAATAAACCAGCAGTTGATTCCTCAAAAATTGCTCTTATGGGCAGATCTAAAGGCGCAGAATATGCGTTATTATATGCCTCAAAGTACAATGACGTTAAGGCTCTTGTTTCTGAAGTTGGTTCAAGTGTTACTTGGAGCTCTAAACGCTATATAAAGTCCCCTTGGAGTTATAATGGTAAAGGCGTTCCTAAGGCTAGAGGAGGCATTAGATATTTAAAAAGTACGGGGGGCAAAGCTCAAGTTCAACTTCCTTATATGTTAAGTGCATTTGAAAAAACTAAAAGAATCGAAAAGAGCTCCATTAAAATCGAAAATATAAAATGTCCTATCTTATTAATTTCTGGGGAAGACGACCTTCAATGGCCATCGACGATGATGAGTAATCGAATTAAAGCTAGAGCAGAGAAGTATAAATTCAACTATGAAATCAAGCATTATTCGTATGAAAATGCAGGACACCAATTCGATGACCTACCATTTATCCCACAACTAGATTTTTCCAATATCAGCACTTGGAAATCAGGTGGAAATTTTCAAGGAAACGCATTAGCTTCCATAGATTCGTGGAATAGAATATTTATTTTTTTAAATAAGCAACTCGGAACTATAGAACTGAATAAATAA
- a CDS encoding alpha/beta hydrolase family protein: protein MNKISKIIIVIILLLVATTFLWGKTNYQSQVIHFQFQSDTIEGVVNLPKKKFSLGEKTPLVIFVHGDGELGRDAYGYYEHIWNELAKKGIASMSWDKKGIGESTGKWLNQSMEDRAYEVIAAIDFIKADPRFNFSSIGLMGFSQAGWVMPKVVTLSKYPDFIISVSGAINWKRQSNYLTRTRMELEGANKDAIEAGVRQNEIDFNLFNANSTYSDYVTYQKEQCKNEQEEDCDFMSEERFYFVKKNISSDAEQDLKNIRCPIFGVFGAEDLNVDFEESHQTYERIFSTHNTDNYQLKIYQEAEHGLLKSKHFSAMNPGIGFLIKLELFGKRAFVKDVLSDVSAFVIQNSK from the coding sequence ATGAATAAAATATCAAAAATAATTATCGTCATAATTTTACTCCTAGTTGCCACTACTTTCTTGTGGGGGAAAACGAATTACCAAAGTCAAGTTATCCATTTTCAATTTCAATCAGATACCATTGAAGGAGTCGTGAATTTACCCAAGAAAAAGTTTAGCCTTGGAGAGAAAACGCCTCTGGTCATCTTTGTTCATGGTGACGGAGAATTAGGACGTGATGCCTACGGCTATTACGAACATATCTGGAATGAATTAGCAAAAAAAGGTATTGCAAGCATGTCTTGGGATAAAAAAGGCATAGGCGAAAGTACTGGAAAATGGCTCAATCAATCTATGGAAGACCGAGCATATGAAGTAATTGCCGCGATTGACTTTATCAAAGCAGATCCTCGTTTTAATTTTTCTTCAATAGGATTAATGGGTTTTAGTCAAGCAGGATGGGTAATGCCAAAAGTGGTGACTTTATCGAAGTATCCTGATTTTATCATTAGTGTATCCGGTGCGATTAATTGGAAACGACAAAGCAACTATTTAACTCGAACAAGAATGGAGTTGGAAGGTGCTAATAAAGACGCGATTGAAGCAGGGGTAAGACAAAATGAAATTGATTTCAATCTTTTTAATGCGAATAGTACCTATTCCGACTATGTGACATATCAGAAAGAACAATGTAAAAATGAACAAGAAGAGGACTGCGACTTTATGAGCGAGGAGCGATTTTATTTTGTCAAAAAAAATATTTCAAGTGATGCAGAGCAAGATTTAAAAAATATTCGATGCCCCATTTTTGGTGTATTTGGTGCAGAGGATTTGAATGTAGACTTTGAAGAATCTCATCAAACGTATGAGCGTATTTTTTCAACACATAATACTGATAATTACCAATTAAAAATATATCAAGAAGCAGAACACGGCCTATTGAAAAGTAAGCACTTTAGTGCTATGAATCCCGGGATTGGTTTTTTAATTAAATTAGAATTATTTGGAAAGCGGGCATTCGTCAAAGATGTTTTAAGTGATGTTAGTGCGTTTGTAATTCAAAATTCGAAGTAA
- a CDS encoding efflux RND transporter periplasmic adaptor subunit, translated as MKTFSLKPFTSSLLFLAIFTLFSCDDVNEEQIAELEFPVEIEILKNKERVRQIEYFGIVSSKIINYSFLTPGRVKSIFVSKNQFVKKGTKLMQLETKGFSLALNVAKNQEKQAESAYLEAKKYCQNLDKVFKLGGVSGTDIEKEKLNRDLKYKDWEQSKINSDAKNEDFKQATLIAQSNGIVSDILPKVGELIDAGAETIIIQGKGLFAETALSQKDLEIIKKGTKVIVEIKNQKVNGQVNYIATLPDFQTFRHTVKIDFSNNSSIKASIGLTTKIYFETDTLQGIWIPIKYISNNGQDFVNLSENNRLRKKVVQIIDFSGEEVRVSGLRENDKLITKGAASIKEGYKVKIVK; from the coding sequence ATGAAAACATTTAGTTTAAAACCCTTTACTTCCTCATTGCTATTCCTTGCGATTTTTACACTATTTTCTTGCGATGATGTAAATGAAGAACAGATAGCAGAACTAGAATTTCCTGTTGAAATTGAAATTCTAAAAAACAAAGAAAGAGTTCGTCAGATTGAATATTTTGGAATAGTAAGCTCTAAAATTATCAACTACAGCTTTCTGACACCTGGGAGAGTAAAATCAATTTTTGTCAGTAAAAATCAGTTTGTGAAAAAAGGCACTAAATTGATGCAATTAGAAACAAAAGGTTTCAGTTTAGCCTTAAATGTAGCTAAGAACCAAGAAAAACAAGCTGAAAGTGCCTATTTAGAAGCCAAAAAATATTGTCAAAACCTTGATAAAGTATTTAAATTAGGAGGGGTGTCGGGAACAGATATCGAAAAAGAAAAACTGAACCGTGATCTAAAATATAAAGATTGGGAACAAAGTAAAATCAACAGCGATGCAAAAAATGAAGATTTTAAACAAGCGACACTTATTGCTCAATCCAACGGAATTGTTTCTGATATTTTACCAAAAGTTGGAGAACTTATTGATGCAGGAGCAGAAACCATAATTATTCAAGGCAAAGGATTATTTGCAGAAACGGCATTGTCGCAAAAAGACTTGGAAATCATAAAAAAAGGCACAAAAGTAATCGTTGAAATTAAAAATCAGAAAGTAAATGGTCAGGTAAATTATATAGCTACACTTCCGGATTTTCAGACTTTTAGGCATACTGTTAAAATTGATTTCTCAAATAATAGTTCCATAAAAGCAAGTATTGGGCTTACCACAAAAATATATTTTGAAACCGACACGCTTCAAGGAATTTGGATTCCCATAAAATATATTTCAAACAATGGGCAAGACTTTGTGAATCTGTCAGAGAACAACAGATTAAGAAAAAAAGTAGTTCAAATTATTGATTTTTCGGGCGAAGAAGTTCGGGTTTCTGGCCTAAGAGAAAACGATAAGTTAATTACTAAGGGAGCGGCAAGTATCAAAGAGGGTTATAAAGTAAAAATTGTTAAATAG